Proteins encoded within one genomic window of Patescibacteria group bacterium:
- a CDS encoding NAD(P)/FAD-dependent oxidoreductase, with protein sequence MEYDLIVIGGGPAGMMAAGRAAECGARVLLLEKNDKLGLKLLITGKGRCNITNAESEQRNIVERFGPKGKFLFSSMSRFGPAEVIDFFTSRGVPTKTERGQRVFPVSDRADDVLRALVKYLKENKVEIKTNATVKSIIVKNGEIEKIVLFGGKELRAKNYAICTGGKSYPLTGSSGDGYFWLEKMGHTIILPRPALVPVVVAESWVKDLEGLSLKNVEIGIYQNNKKVDSRFGEALFTDDGMSGPIILDMSKKIGELLTIGTVELAVDFKPALDFSELDKRVQKDFEQSKGKMLKNSLDDLLPKTLIPVVIRFLGLDPEKKVNSIVKEERKTLVRLLKNFRLKVKKVDGFGKAIVTVGGVELKEIDPKTMKSKIVTNLYLAGEILDLDGPTGGFNLQVCWSTGFAVGENFSR encoded by the coding sequence ATGGAATATGATTTAATAGTTATTGGCGGAGGACCGGCTGGTATGATGGCGGCCGGGCGGGCGGCGGAGTGCGGCGCCCGTGTTTTGTTGCTCGAAAAAAACGACAAGTTGGGATTGAAACTTTTGATTACCGGCAAAGGTCGTTGTAATATCACCAATGCCGAATCAGAACAACGAAATATTGTGGAAAGATTTGGCCCCAAGGGAAAATTCTTATTTTCCTCTATGAGTCGCTTTGGTCCAGCTGAAGTGATCGATTTTTTTACCAGCCGGGGGGTACCGACCAAAACCGAACGCGGTCAGCGTGTTTTTCCGGTTAGTGATAGAGCTGACGATGTTTTGCGCGCCTTGGTAAAATATTTGAAAGAAAACAAGGTAGAGATTAAAACCAACGCGACGGTTAAATCAATTATTGTTAAAAATGGAGAAATCGAAAAAATAGTGTTGTTTGGCGGAAAAGAATTACGAGCGAAAAATTACGCCATTTGTACTGGTGGCAAATCTTATCCTTTGACTGGATCAAGCGGCGATGGCTACTTTTGGTTAGAAAAAATGGGTCACACTATTATTTTGCCGCGACCGGCTTTGGTGCCGGTAGTGGTTGCCGAGAGCTGGGTCAAAGATTTGGAGGGGCTTAGTTTGAAAAACGTTGAGATTGGTATTTATCAAAATAATAAAAAAGTTGATTCGCGTTTTGGCGAAGCGCTTTTTACCGATGACGGTATGTCGGGACCGATTATCCTCGACATGAGTAAAAAAATCGGCGAGCTTTTAACTATCGGTACGGTTGAACTGGCGGTTGATTTCAAACCGGCGTTAGATTTTTCTGAGCTGGATAAAAGGGTGCAAAAAGATTTTGAGCAGTCTAAGGGTAAAATGCTCAAAAACAGCCTTGATGACCTACTGCCCAAAACTTTGATTCCAGTGGTGATTCGATTTCTCGGTTTAGACCCGGAGAAAAAAGTAAACTCAATAGTTAAGGAAGAAAGAAAGACTTTGGTTCGTTTGCTGAAAAATTTTAGGCTAAAGGTAAAAAAAGTAGACGGTTTTGGCAAGGCGATTGTCACTGTCGGTGGCGTGGAGCTAAAAGAAATTGACCCCAAAACCATGAAATCAAAAATCGTCACAAATCTTTATCTGGCAGGTGAAATATTGGATCTAGATGGTCCGACTGGCGGATTTAATTTGCAAGTATGCTGGAGTACTGGTTTTGCGGTAGGAGAAAATTTTTCACGTTAA
- a CDS encoding ATP-binding cassette domain-containing protein: MNIIEVKGLTKKFDDFMAVDNISFDVAKGEVFAFLGPNGAGKSTTIKMLTTLLTPTSGEVSLAGHDTARDPADVRRSFGIVFQDPSLDDELTALENMEFHGVLYSVPKKLRRERTEQLMKYVDLWDRKDNLVKEFSGGMKRRLEIARGLLHHPQVIFLDEPTLGLDPQTRNYMWNYLQELNKTEGTTVFFTTHYMEEAERIAQRIAIIDHGKIVASGTAAQLKELTKKDTLEDAFLALTGKAIREDEGSVQMDKMRRMHAMHAGGRK; encoded by the coding sequence ATGAATATTATTGAAGTAAAAGGATTGACGAAGAAATTTGACGACTTTATGGCGGTCGACAATATTTCTTTTGACGTGGCTAAAGGAGAGGTTTTCGCTTTTCTTGGTCCCAACGGCGCCGGCAAATCAACAACAATAAAAATGTTGACCACGCTTTTGACACCCACTAGCGGTGAAGTTTCGCTCGCCGGTCACGATACTGCTCGGGATCCAGCTGATGTTCGTCGATCGTTTGGCATCGTTTTTCAAGATCCGAGTTTGGACGACGAGCTGACAGCTTTGGAAAATATGGAGTTTCACGGCGTTCTTTATAGCGTGCCAAAAAAATTGCGACGCGAGCGCACTGAGCAATTGATGAAATACGTTGATTTGTGGGATCGTAAAGATAACTTGGTTAAAGAGTTCTCTGGCGGTATGAAACGACGTCTGGAAATTGCCAGGGGACTACTACATCATCCACAAGTGATTTTTTTGGACGAACCGACGCTCGGTCTTGATCCGCAGACGAGAAATTATATGTGGAACTATCTACAGGAGCTAAATAAAACCGAAGGTACGACTGTATTTTTTACTACTCACTATATGGAAGAAGCCGAACGTATCGCCCAGAGGATTGCGATTATCGATCATGGCAAGATTGTTGCTTCTGGTACTGCAGCGCAGCTCAAAGAATTAACCAAAAAAGATACGTTGGAAGATGCTTTTTTGGCGCTCACCGGTAAAGCAATCCGTGAAGACGAGGGGAGTGTTCAAATGGATAAAATGCGTCGAATGCATGCCATGCACGCTGGTGGGAGAAAATAA
- a CDS encoding ABC transporter permease — protein MKTIYILWLRQIKRYLRSRSRIVGSLAQPLLFLVSLGYGFGPIFQKAGQGNYINFLAPGIIGMSIIFTAIFSGLEVIWDRQFGFLKETLVAPVLRLNIMIGRTLGGATVATMQGVIVFLISLIAGFRPYSWSFLPLVIVVMLLIALLFTALGTLIASFLDDMQGFQLIVNFLVMPLFFLSGALFPLQGLPTVIVTIARFDPLSYGIDALRGFLINSSHFGLGIDFLVLGAVTVVLLSLGGYFFSKIQI, from the coding sequence ATGAAAACTATTTACATATTGTGGTTAAGACAAATTAAACGTTATCTACGATCACGTTCGAGGATTGTCGGTTCGCTAGCGCAACCGCTACTTTTTTTAGTCTCGCTTGGTTATGGCTTTGGTCCGATTTTTCAGAAAGCGGGGCAGGGCAATTACATTAATTTTCTAGCGCCGGGAATTATCGGCATGAGTATTATTTTTACTGCCATATTTTCCGGGTTGGAAGTGATTTGGGATAGACAGTTCGGTTTTCTCAAAGAAACACTGGTTGCCCCAGTATTGCGTCTTAATATTATGATTGGTCGTACGCTAGGCGGTGCGACAGTAGCGACAATGCAAGGCGTTATCGTGTTTTTGATATCACTTATCGCTGGATTCCGTCCATACAGCTGGTCTTTTTTACCATTGGTGATCGTGGTGATGTTGCTGATCGCGTTACTTTTTACCGCCCTAGGAACACTGATTGCGTCTTTTCTTGATGACATGCAGGGATTTCAGTTGATTGTTAACTTCCTTGTCATGCCGTTATTTTTCCTTTCGGGCGCGCTTTTTCCTCTTCAAGGTTTGCCGACAGTTATAGTTACTATCGCTAGATTTGATCCATTGTCTTACGGTATTGATGCGCTGCGCGGATTTTTGATTAATAGCTCACATTTCGGGCTAGGAATAGACTTTTTGGTTTTAGGAGCGGTGACGGTTGTTTTGCTTTCACTTGGCGGTTATTTCTTTTCCAAGATTCAGATCTAG
- the uvrB gene encoding excinuclease ABC subunit UvrB translates to MEFKLKSNFKPKGDQPKAIKELVAGYEKYPQQTLLGVTGSGKTFTVANMIAKVGKPTLILSHNKTLAAQLYNEFRDFFPENKVCYFVSYYDYYQPESYLPITDTYIEKDVQINEKIEQLRLEATASLMSRDDVIVVASVSCIYGLGRPDSFKASAFELRVGQKITPRELVGELVNIQYENSDLRLHSGTFRLRGSIVEVIAGSASTVWRFEFDESRLVKITELNPISFKKIGELSRVWIFPARHFVANPEEVKKAMASIRTELKERLPQLGQIEAYRLEKRTNYDLEMIEQFGHCKGIENYSRHFDGRLPGEKPYTLIDYFAAKGDWMMVIDESHVSLPQVHGMYAGDRARKANLIDHGFRLPSAYDNRPLTFEEFEKYLGHVVYTTATPADYERQNSGQIVEQIIRPTGLIDPEIIIKPAEGQIKDVEKEIRKVIDSGYRVLVTTLTKRLAEDLTNYLTEQNIKTRYLHSEIDTLERTKILHDLRLGKFDVLVGINLLREGLDIPEVALVAILDADKEGFLRNARSLIQTIGRAARNVDGKVIMYADIETGSIKEAVSETNRRRQIQREYNTKHGITPQSIKKGIRESEEVILPELKGKDLDREQMIVELELAMQAAAEELDFERAIELREKLKGLKGKKE, encoded by the coding sequence ATGGAATTTAAATTAAAATCAAATTTTAAACCAAAAGGTGATCAGCCAAAAGCGATCAAGGAGTTAGTCGCCGGGTACGAAAAATACCCGCAGCAGACTTTGCTGGGCGTCACCGGTTCGGGCAAGACCTTTACTGTTGCCAATATGATAGCCAAGGTGGGTAAACCGACCTTAATTTTGTCGCACAACAAAACTTTGGCAGCGCAGCTGTACAACGAGTTTCGTGATTTTTTCCCAGAAAATAAGGTTTGTTACTTTGTTTCTTATTATGACTACTATCAGCCGGAGAGCTATTTGCCGATTACCGATACTTATATTGAAAAAGACGTTCAGATAAACGAGAAGATCGAGCAGCTGCGACTTGAAGCTACGGCCAGTCTAATGTCGCGCGACGACGTGATTGTTGTGGCGTCGGTTTCTTGTATTTACGGTCTCGGTCGGCCGGATAGTTTCAAGGCCAGCGCTTTTGAGCTTCGAGTTGGTCAAAAAATCACTCCACGCGAGCTGGTCGGGGAGCTGGTTAATATTCAATATGAAAATAGCGATTTGCGTTTACACTCGGGAACTTTTCGTTTGCGCGGTAGTATTGTCGAAGTAATCGCCGGATCGGCTTCGACGGTTTGGCGTTTCGAGTTTGACGAAAGCAGACTCGTTAAGATTACTGAGCTGAATCCAATTTCTTTCAAAAAAATAGGCGAGTTGTCTCGTGTCTGGATATTTCCGGCCCGACATTTCGTGGCCAATCCGGAAGAAGTGAAAAAAGCGATGGCCAGTATTCGCACCGAGCTAAAGGAACGCTTGCCGCAGCTTGGTCAGATTGAAGCCTACCGTTTGGAAAAAAGGACTAATTATGACCTAGAAATGATCGAGCAGTTTGGTCACTGCAAAGGAATAGAAAACTATTCTCGACATTTTGATGGGCGACTACCTGGTGAAAAGCCGTATACTTTGATCGATTATTTTGCTGCTAAAGGCGACTGGATGATGGTGATTGATGAAAGTCATGTGTCTTTACCACAGGTGCACGGTATGTATGCCGGCGACCGTGCGCGTAAGGCCAATCTAATTGATCACGGTTTTCGCTTGCCGTCGGCCTATGACAACCGGCCACTGACTTTTGAAGAATTTGAAAAATATCTCGGTCACGTGGTTTATACCACAGCAACGCCGGCAGATTATGAACGGCAGAATTCCGGTCAGATCGTCGAGCAGATTATTCGTCCGACCGGACTGATCGATCCAGAAATTATTATCAAACCGGCTGAAGGTCAGATTAAAGACGTCGAAAAAGAAATCCGTAAGGTGATTGATAGCGGTTATCGTGTTTTGGTCACCACTTTGACCAAGCGTTTAGCCGAAGACCTGACCAATTATTTGACAGAACAAAATATTAAGACCCGATATTTGCATAGCGAAATCGACACTCTGGAAAGAACCAAGATTTTGCACGATTTGCGTTTGGGTAAATTTGACGTGCTGGTTGGTATCAATCTTTTGCGTGAAGGACTGGATATCCCCGAAGTGGCGTTAGTAGCAATATTGGACGCAGACAAAGAAGGTTTTTTGCGCAACGCGCGTAGTTTGATTCAGACTATCGGTCGCGCAGCTCGTAACGTTGATGGCAAGGTAATAATGTACGCCGATATTGAGACTGGATCGATCAAAGAAGCGGTGAGTGAAACCAATCGTCGTCGTCAGATACAGAGGGAATATAATACCAAGCACGGCATTACGCCGCAGAGCATTAAGAAAGGAATCAGAGAAAGCGAAGAAGTTATTTTGCCAGAGTTAAAAGGTAAAGACCTTGATCGCGAGCAGATGATTGTTGAGCTGGAACTAGCGATGCAAGCGGCAGCGGAGGAATTAGACTTTGAGCGAGCAATAGAACTGAGGGAAAAGCTAAAAGGGCTTAAGGGGAAAAAGGAATAG
- a CDS encoding four helix bundle protein — MTDKIKSFTDLIAWQKSRVLAKEIYQTTESFPSKEVYGLTNQIRRAAISVVSNIAEGFSRRSKAEKSQFYSISKGSLTELQAQLIVASDIGYLKIDIYQKLSVMTDDCSRLLTGLLRSTESK, encoded by the coding sequence ATGACAGACAAAATAAAATCATTCACCGATCTAATCGCCTGGCAAAAATCCAGAGTCTTAGCTAAAGAAATCTATCAGACAACCGAGTCTTTTCCATCAAAAGAAGTTTATGGTCTAACCAACCAAATACGCCGCGCAGCAATCTCTGTTGTATCAAACATCGCCGAAGGCTTTTCTCGAAGGTCCAAGGCAGAGAAATCACAATTTTATTCTATCTCCAAGGGATCGCTAACAGAACTTCAGGCTCAACTGATAGTCGCCAGTGACATTGGTTATCTCAAAATCGATATTTATCAAAAGTTATCTGTTATGACCGATGATTGCAGCAGACTGCTAACCGGTCTTCTACGCAGCACTGAAAGCAAATAA